Proteins encoded together in one Thermomonospora curvata DSM 43183 window:
- a CDS encoding FHA domain-containing protein: protein MEGPFIRIEDSGMVVALRPEVTTVGRGKGVDVRLDDPSVSRLHAEIVRRGPYVYVVDMGLSRNGTRVNGRPIARRVLEDGDVVSFGTARCRMGGIPREEVDPDIELRRAVAPELTRREVDVLTALCRPALSDAAFVAPATARDIASELVVTEAAVKQHLLRLYQKFRIPEGANRRTRLANEVIAMGLVRPLPPVHVPPQNRPPMDARATGELRRPGASGVAHKPVPGRSAGHPGRPPAGTAGRRAS, encoded by the coding sequence GTGGAGGGGCCGTTCATACGGATCGAAGACAGCGGCATGGTGGTGGCGCTGCGCCCCGAGGTGACGACGGTCGGGCGAGGTAAAGGAGTCGATGTCCGCCTCGACGACCCGAGCGTGTCCCGCCTGCACGCCGAGATCGTCCGGCGCGGGCCTTATGTGTACGTCGTCGACATGGGCCTGTCCCGCAACGGGACCCGGGTCAACGGCCGGCCGATCGCCCGGCGGGTGCTGGAGGACGGCGACGTCGTCAGCTTCGGCACGGCGCGCTGCCGGATGGGGGGCATCCCCCGCGAGGAGGTCGACCCGGACATCGAGCTGCGGCGCGCCGTCGCCCCCGAGCTCACCAGGCGGGAGGTGGACGTGCTGACCGCCCTGTGCCGTCCCGCTCTGTCGGACGCGGCGTTCGTGGCCCCCGCCACGGCCCGCGACATCGCCTCCGAACTCGTGGTCACCGAGGCCGCCGTCAAGCAGCACCTGCTGCGCCTCTACCAGAAGTTCCGCATCCCGGAGGGGGCCAACCGGCGCACCCGGCTGGCCAATGAGGTGATCGCGATGGGCCTGGTCCGGCCGCTGCCGCCGGTGCACGTGCCCCCGCAGAACCGCCCTCCCATGGACGCCAGGGCCACCGGGGAGCTGCGCCGGCCGGGCGCCTCCGGCGTGGCCCACAAGCCGGTGCCGGGCCGCTCGGCGGGCCATCCCGGCCGTCCGCCGGCCGGCACGGCGGGCCGCAGGGCCAGCTGA
- the sucD gene encoding succinate--CoA ligase subunit alpha, translating to MAIWLTENSKVIVQGMTGSEGSKHTARMLRAGTNVVGGVNARKAGQTVDFDGKELPVFGTVAEAMEKTGADTSVVFVPPKFAKDAVVEAIDAGIGLAVVITEGIPVHDTAYFWAYACEKGNATRIIGPNCPGIASPGKSNAGIIPADITSPGRIGLVSKSGTLTYQLMYELRDIGFSTCVGIGGDPVIGTTHIDALQAFQDDPETDAIVMIGEIGGDAEERAAAYIEQHITKPVVGYVAGFTAPEGKTMGHAGAIVSGSSGTAEAKKEALEKVGVRVGKTPSETARIMREVMQNL from the coding sequence ATGGCTATCTGGCTCACTGAGAACAGCAAGGTCATCGTGCAGGGGATGACCGGCTCCGAGGGCTCCAAGCACACCGCGCGGATGCTGCGGGCCGGCACCAACGTGGTCGGCGGCGTCAACGCCCGCAAGGCCGGCCAGACCGTCGACTTCGACGGCAAGGAGCTGCCGGTGTTCGGCACCGTCGCCGAGGCGATGGAGAAGACCGGCGCCGACACCTCGGTGGTGTTCGTGCCGCCGAAGTTCGCCAAGGACGCGGTGGTGGAGGCCATCGACGCCGGCATCGGGCTGGCCGTGGTCATCACCGAGGGCATCCCGGTGCACGACACCGCCTACTTCTGGGCGTACGCGTGCGAGAAGGGCAACGCCACCCGCATCATCGGCCCCAACTGCCCGGGCATCGCCTCCCCCGGCAAGTCGAACGCCGGCATCATCCCGGCCGACATCACCTCTCCGGGGCGGATCGGCCTGGTGTCCAAGTCGGGCACGCTGACCTACCAGCTGATGTACGAGCTGCGCGACATCGGCTTCTCCACCTGCGTGGGCATCGGCGGCGACCCGGTCATCGGCACCACCCACATCGACGCGCTCCAGGCCTTCCAGGACGACCCCGAGACCGACGCGATCGTGATGATCGGTGAGATCGGCGGGGACGCCGAGGAGCGTGCCGCCGCCTACATCGAGCAGCACATCACCAAGCCGGTGGTGGGGTACGTGGCCGGGTTCACCGCCCCCGAGGGCAAGACCATGGGCCACGCCGGCGCGATCGTCTCCGGCTCCTCCGGCACCGCCGAGGCCAAGAAGGAGGCCCTGGAGAAGGTCGGCGTCCGGGTCGGCAAGACCCCCAGCGAGACCGCCCGCATCATGCGGGAGGTCATGCAGAACCTCTGA
- the purH gene encoding bifunctional phosphoribosylaminoimidazolecarboxamide formyltransferase/IMP cyclohydrolase yields the protein MSRVAIKRALVSVYDKTGLQELARGLHEAGVEIVSTGSTAARIAEAGVPVVKVETLTGFPECLDGRVKTLHPRVHAGLLADRRKEDHRRQLADLDIEPFDLVVVNLYPFADTVASGAGPEECVEQIDIGGPSMVRAAAKNHANVAVVVDPSAYGEVLEAVRAGGFTLAERRRLAARAFAHTAAYDVAVASWFAGSYAPDEVAESTRWPDFLGGTWERKAVLRYGENPHQRAALYTDGQGGLAGAEQLHGKEMSYNNYVDADAARRAAYDFAEPCVAIIKHANPCGIAIGADVAEAHRKAHECDPVSAFGGVIAVNRPVDAAMAAQVAEVFTEVVVAPDFTPEALEILTRKKNIRLLRCPQGPLGGIEFRRVDGGVLLQTVDKLDAQVPGGGDDPSAWTLKTGQPADEATLRDLAFAWRACRAVKSNAILLASGGATVGVGMGQVNRVDSARLAVQRAGDRAAGSVAASDAFFPFPDGPEVLAAAGVRAIVQPGGSVRDEEVIAAMDKAGITMYFTGVRHFFH from the coding sequence GTGAGTCGAGTGGCGATCAAGCGTGCACTGGTCAGCGTGTACGACAAGACGGGCCTGCAAGAGCTGGCCCGGGGCCTGCACGAGGCGGGGGTGGAGATCGTCTCCACCGGGTCCACCGCGGCCCGGATCGCCGAGGCGGGGGTGCCGGTGGTGAAGGTGGAGACCCTCACCGGCTTCCCCGAGTGCCTGGACGGCCGGGTCAAGACCCTGCACCCGCGGGTGCACGCCGGCCTGCTGGCCGACCGGCGTAAGGAGGACCACCGCCGGCAGCTGGCGGACCTGGACATCGAGCCGTTCGACCTGGTGGTGGTGAACCTGTACCCGTTCGCCGACACCGTGGCCTCCGGGGCCGGCCCCGAAGAGTGCGTCGAGCAGATCGACATCGGCGGGCCGTCCATGGTGCGCGCCGCCGCCAAGAACCACGCCAATGTGGCCGTGGTGGTCGATCCGTCCGCCTACGGGGAGGTGCTGGAGGCGGTGCGCGCCGGCGGCTTCACCCTGGCCGAGCGCCGCCGCCTGGCCGCCCGGGCGTTCGCGCACACCGCCGCCTACGACGTGGCGGTCGCCTCCTGGTTCGCCGGCAGCTACGCCCCCGACGAGGTCGCCGAGTCCACCCGCTGGCCGGACTTCCTCGGCGGCACCTGGGAGCGCAAGGCCGTGCTGCGCTACGGCGAGAACCCCCACCAGCGCGCCGCCCTCTACACCGACGGGCAGGGCGGCCTGGCCGGGGCCGAGCAGCTGCACGGCAAGGAGATGTCCTACAACAACTACGTGGACGCCGACGCGGCCCGGCGGGCGGCCTACGACTTCGCCGAGCCCTGCGTGGCGATCATCAAGCACGCCAACCCGTGCGGCATCGCCATCGGCGCCGATGTGGCCGAGGCCCACCGCAAGGCCCACGAGTGCGACCCGGTGTCGGCCTTCGGCGGCGTGATCGCGGTGAACCGCCCGGTGGACGCGGCGATGGCCGCGCAGGTCGCCGAGGTCTTCACCGAGGTGGTGGTGGCCCCCGACTTCACCCCCGAGGCGCTGGAGATCCTCACCCGCAAGAAGAACATCCGGCTGCTGCGCTGCCCGCAGGGCCCGCTCGGCGGCATCGAGTTCCGCCGGGTGGACGGCGGGGTGCTGCTGCAGACCGTCGACAAGCTGGACGCCCAGGTGCCGGGCGGCGGCGACGACCCGTCCGCCTGGACGCTGAAGACCGGGCAGCCCGCCGACGAGGCGACCTTGCGGGATCTGGCGTTCGCCTGGCGGGCCTGCCGCGCGGTCAAGTCCAACGCCATCCTGCTGGCCTCCGGCGGCGCCACGGTCGGCGTCGGCATGGGCCAGGTCAACCGGGTGGACTCGGCGCGTCTTGCGGTGCAGCGGGCCGGGGATCGGGCGGCCGGCTCGGTGGCCGCCTCCGACGCCTTCTTCCCCTTCCCCGACGGGCCGGAGGTGCTGGCCGCCGCCGGGGTGCGCGCGATCGTCCAGCCGGGTGGCTCGGTGCGGGATGAGGAGGTGATCGCCGCCATGGACAAGGCCGGGATCACCATGTACTTCACCGGGGTCCGGCACTTCTTCCACTGA
- the purN gene encoding phosphoribosylglycinamide formyltransferase — translation MSARLVVLVSGAGTNLQALLEACADPAYGAKVVAVGADRHGIAGLERAEKAGVPTFVVRVPDYPSRQEWDAALTEAVAAHRPDLVVSAGFMKILGPAFLERFGGRVINTHPALLPAFPGAHAVRDALEYGVKITGCTVHFVDEGVDTGPVIAQEAVPVRWHDDEDTLHERIKQVERRLLVEVVGRLCRDGWTTKGRRVSMKCRTCNGAGSAARSDNE, via the coding sequence GTGTCCGCCCGGCTTGTCGTCCTCGTCTCCGGTGCGGGGACCAACCTACAGGCACTGCTCGAAGCGTGCGCAGATCCAGCCTACGGGGCGAAAGTGGTGGCCGTGGGCGCGGACCGGCACGGCATCGCGGGCCTGGAGCGGGCCGAGAAGGCCGGGGTGCCGACCTTCGTGGTCCGGGTCCCCGACTACCCCAGCCGCCAGGAGTGGGACGCGGCGCTGACCGAGGCCGTGGCCGCCCACCGGCCCGACCTGGTGGTCTCGGCCGGCTTCATGAAGATCCTCGGCCCGGCGTTCTTGGAACGGTTCGGCGGCCGCGTCATCAACACCCACCCGGCGCTGCTGCCGGCCTTCCCCGGCGCGCACGCGGTGCGCGACGCCCTGGAGTACGGGGTCAAGATCACCGGTTGTACGGTGCACTTCGTCGACGAGGGCGTGGACACCGGTCCGGTGATCGCCCAGGAGGCGGTCCCGGTCCGCTGGCACGACGACGAAGACACCCTGCACGAACGGATCAAGCAGGTCGAACGCCGCCTGCTGGTCGAGGTGGTGGGAAGGCTGTGTCGTGACGGCTGGACCACCAAGGGACGCCGGGTGTCGATGAAATGCCGCACCTGCAATGGCGCCGGTTCGGCCGCACGGTCCGACAACGAGTGA
- a CDS encoding bifunctional methylenetetrahydrofolate dehydrogenase/methenyltetrahydrofolate cyclohydrolase, whose translation MTAKILDGKATAAQIRADLKERVAALRERGVAVGLGTVLVGDDPASRSYVAMKHRDCAEVGIESIRRDLPADATQEQVEQAVAELNADPACTGYIVQLPLPKGLDEQRVLERIDPAKDADGLHPINLGRLVLMQPGPLPCTPKGIVELLRRYEVPLRGAEVVVVGRGITVGRPLGLLLTRRSENATVTLCHTGTKDLAEHTRRADIVVAAAGVPGLITADMVKPGAAVLDVGVSRVNGKLAGDVAADVAEVAGWLAPNPGGVGPMTRAMLLANVVEAAEAAAG comes from the coding sequence GTGACTGCAAAGATCCTGGACGGCAAGGCAACGGCGGCTCAGATCCGCGCCGACCTCAAAGAGCGCGTCGCCGCGCTGCGGGAACGCGGAGTCGCCGTGGGGCTGGGCACGGTGCTGGTCGGCGACGACCCCGCCAGCCGCTCGTATGTGGCGATGAAGCACCGCGACTGCGCCGAGGTCGGCATCGAGTCGATCCGCCGCGACCTGCCCGCCGACGCCACCCAGGAGCAGGTGGAGCAGGCGGTGGCCGAGCTGAACGCCGATCCGGCCTGCACCGGCTACATCGTCCAGCTGCCGCTGCCCAAGGGCCTGGACGAGCAGCGGGTGCTGGAGCGCATCGACCCGGCCAAGGACGCCGACGGGCTGCACCCGATCAACCTGGGCCGGCTGGTGCTCATGCAGCCCGGCCCGCTGCCGTGCACCCCCAAGGGCATCGTGGAGCTGCTGCGCCGCTATGAGGTCCCGCTGCGCGGCGCCGAGGTCGTGGTGGTCGGCCGCGGCATCACCGTGGGCCGCCCGCTGGGCCTGCTGCTGACCCGGCGCAGCGAGAACGCCACCGTCACGCTGTGCCACACCGGCACCAAGGACCTCGCCGAGCACACCCGCCGCGCCGACATCGTGGTGGCCGCCGCCGGTGTGCCCGGCCTGATCACCGCCGACATGGTCAAGCCCGGCGCCGCCGTGCTGGATGTGGGCGTCTCCCGGGTGAACGGCAAGCTCGCCGGGGACGTCGCCGCCGATGTGGCCGAGGTCGCCGGCTGGCTCGCCCCCAACCCCGGCGGCGTCGGCCCCATGACGCGCGCCATGCTGCTGGCCAACGTGGTGGAGGCCGCCGAGGCCGCCGCCGGCTGA
- a CDS encoding DUF6350 family protein translates to MPDVKPRQRTPRKAPARAVPASSRPPAVTGLVAATWCAGVGLAVLTTVTLVGWIAAPRTALGPGLPGVFRTAVNFWLVAHHAGFSLPDGRVGLLPLGLVVLPGALLYRGGGWVARVCGAVHLRGAASARRAVIQAALALAVPYAALAGVLALAAATDVVRPSAWQALVACFLVAAVAGGLGAARAFGAVRGKRVRSGMGVLLRLLPARLRSLMTGVLGALGVLVAFGAVLVGASLAVHHAQAVAMFDELAPGIVGGALLLVVELAYLPNAVIWGMAYAIGPGFAVGRGTSVSPTGVFLDVVPSFPPLAALPEPGPAPALSLLVMAAPFAAGVVGGLLTVRVMPSPAHEAAPVWGFVSGVLTGGVTAVLAALSGGPMGGERLTVMGPSPWRVGMMAALQVGTAAAITAWPANVLILRRLAGRAGEAAEPAGRPARRRAARPGKRAEDRPPAVAPTRPEEPPPPPARRVSLVADPLEFEDPEPVLAPRKAHRPRARDPLDEPFPQEIAAGREDEEPGSSEPEDETAPPEPAPKRPERRDEALRTETRGGAIYILRDEPPED, encoded by the coding sequence GTGCCGGACGTAAAGCCACGACAACGCACGCCCCGCAAAGCTCCCGCCCGTGCCGTCCCGGCCTCCTCCCGGCCGCCGGCGGTCACCGGATTGGTGGCGGCCACCTGGTGCGCCGGGGTCGGACTGGCGGTGCTGACCACCGTCACCCTGGTGGGCTGGATCGCCGCCCCCCGCACCGCGCTCGGCCCCGGCCTGCCCGGCGTCTTCCGCACGGCCGTCAACTTCTGGCTGGTGGCGCACCATGCCGGATTCTCCCTGCCGGACGGGCGGGTGGGGCTGCTGCCGCTGGGCCTCGTCGTGCTGCCCGGAGCGCTGCTGTACCGCGGCGGCGGCTGGGTGGCCCGGGTCTGCGGAGCGGTGCACCTGCGGGGGGCCGCCTCCGCGCGGCGAGCCGTGATCCAGGCGGCGCTCGCCCTGGCGGTTCCCTACGCGGCCCTGGCCGGGGTGCTGGCGCTGGCGGCCGCCACCGACGTGGTGCGGCCCTCGGCCTGGCAGGCGCTGGTGGCCTGCTTCCTGGTGGCCGCGGTGGCCGGCGGGCTGGGCGCCGCCCGCGCCTTCGGCGCCGTCCGCGGCAAGCGGGTCCGCTCGGGGATGGGCGTGCTGCTGCGGCTGCTGCCCGCCCGCCTCCGCTCGCTGATGACCGGGGTGCTGGGGGCGCTGGGCGTGCTGGTCGCCTTCGGCGCGGTGCTCGTCGGCGCCTCCCTGGCGGTGCACCACGCCCAGGCCGTCGCGATGTTCGACGAGCTGGCCCCCGGCATCGTCGGCGGCGCGTTGCTGCTGGTGGTGGAGCTGGCCTACCTGCCCAACGCGGTGATCTGGGGCATGGCCTACGCCATCGGCCCCGGTTTCGCGGTGGGACGCGGCACCAGCGTGTCACCGACCGGGGTGTTCCTGGACGTGGTGCCCTCCTTCCCCCCGCTGGCGGCGCTGCCCGAGCCGGGCCCGGCCCCCGCGCTGTCGCTGCTGGTGATGGCGGCGCCCTTCGCCGCCGGGGTGGTCGGCGGGCTGCTGACCGTCCGCGTCATGCCCAGCCCCGCCCACGAGGCCGCGCCCGTCTGGGGGTTCGTCTCCGGGGTGCTGACGGGGGGCGTCACGGCGGTGCTGGCGGCCCTCTCCGGCGGCCCGATGGGCGGCGAGCGCCTCACCGTCATGGGGCCGTCCCCCTGGCGGGTGGGCATGATGGCCGCCCTTCAGGTGGGGACCGCCGCCGCCATCACCGCCTGGCCGGCCAACGTGCTGATTCTGCGCCGCCTCGCCGGCCGGGCCGGCGAGGCGGCGGAACCCGCCGGACGACCCGCCCGGCGCAGGGCCGCGCGCCCCGGGAAACGGGCGGAAGACCGCCCGCCCGCCGTGGCGCCCACCCGGCCCGAGGAACCGCCCCCGCCCCCGGCTCGCCGGGTCTCCCTCGTGGCCGACCCACTGGAGTTCGAAGACCCCGAACCCGTCCTGGCGCCGCGCAAGGCGCACCGGCCCCGGGCGCGCGACCCGCTGGACGAACCCTTCCCCCAGGAGATCGCAGCCGGACGGGAGGACGAGGAGCCCGGCTCCTCAGAGCCCGAAGACGAGACCGCCCCGCCCGAGCCCGCACCGAAACGGCCCGAACGCCGGGACGAAGCCCTGCGCACCGAGACCCGCGGCGGCGCCATCTACATCCTGCGCGACGAACCGCCCGAGGACTGA
- a CDS encoding DUF4190 domain-containing protein translates to MSIEPGQQARPDPEGRPGTGRGPVGPQDIERTGRRALWLGLAAVLLMFIPVLSLLSPVCAVAALVFGVRARRASRRTGNPAPGAMPGIVFGAFGVAFFVLGFIGQMYLLNEIRTYDQCRRAANTIEDERVCKERLARDIEKKFGLEEGTLKPENLPL, encoded by the coding sequence GTGAGCATCGAGCCGGGGCAGCAGGCCCGTCCCGATCCCGAAGGGCGACCGGGCACCGGGCGGGGACCTGTGGGCCCGCAGGACATCGAACGGACCGGGCGGCGGGCGCTGTGGCTCGGCCTGGCCGCCGTGCTGTTGATGTTCATCCCGGTGTTGTCCCTGCTGTCGCCGGTGTGCGCGGTGGCGGCCCTGGTCTTCGGGGTGCGGGCGCGGAGGGCGTCCCGCCGGACGGGCAACCCGGCGCCGGGGGCGATGCCCGGCATCGTGTTCGGCGCCTTCGGCGTCGCGTTCTTCGTCCTCGGGTTCATCGGGCAGATGTACCTGCTGAATGAGATCCGCACCTACGACCAGTGCCGCCGCGCCGCCAACACCATCGAGGACGAGCGGGTGTGCAAAGAGCGGCTGGCCCGCGACATCGAAAAGAAGTTCGGCCTGGAGGAAGGCACGCTCAAGCCCGAGAACCTGCCCCTGTGA